The region ATCTGGCCATTTTCTCATGGAGTTTCTCGGAGCGCTTACAGCAAGTCAGCCCATTCCAGGCGGCCTGGAGCTGCAGGCCGGTCCGGCGCGGCTGCGAATTCAGGCACTGCATGATGGCCTCTTCCGCATCTGGTTGCATCCGGACGGCCAGCCTTTTTCCACCCATCCGTTTTCCTATGCGGTACGGTCGGAGTGCTTTGCAGCTGCTCCTCCTTCCGTAACGTTCCACAGTAGCGGAGACCATCTGGTATTGACCCAGGGCGCCTGGCGTGTAGTGGTACAGCGCAATCCGGTGCGGCTCTGGTTCGAAGGCACTTCGGGCACCCCTCTGGCTGCCGACAGTTTCGGCCCAAGCTGGGAGTCCGACCGTATCGCCGTCTGGAAAAAACGCGTCGAAGGAGAACGCTTCTTTGGATTGGGCGAAAAAACCGGACCGCTTGCGCGCACCGGCCGCGCCTATGAAAACTGGAATACGGACGACTCGGGCTACAACACCCGGGACGATCCCCTCTACAAAACGATTCCGTTTTACCTGGCTCTCTGCCCGACCGCCGACCAGCATTTCGAAGCCTACGGCATCTTTTTCGACAATACGTTTCGTTCGTGGTTCGACTTTGGGGGTCGGGCCCCGGAGCATGTAAGCTTCGGAGCCGACGGAGGCGAGCTGGTTTATTACTTTCTGGCAGGCCCCACCCCGGCCGAGGTGTTGGCCCGCTATACGTGGCTGACCGGACGGTTTCCGCTCCCCCCTCGATGGGCCCTGGGCTATCACCAGAGCCGCTGGAGCTACTACCCGGAAGCAGTCGTAAAGGCACTGGTTGCGGAATTTCGAGCACGCCACCTGCCCCTCGACGTCGTGCACCTCGATATTCATTACATGGACGGCTACCGCATCTTTACCTGGGACCCGGCGCGTTTTCCCGATCCACACCGACTGGCCCGAGAGTTACGTCAACAGGGGGTTCGGCTGGTAACCATTGTAGATCCCGGCGTCAAGGTAGATCCGGGCTATCGTGTGCATGACGAAGGACTGGCTGAAAATGCATTTGTACGTTACCCGGATGGCCGTCCGTACGCAGGCAACGTCTGGCCAGGACGGTGTTACTTTCCAGACTTTACCGATCCAAAGGCACGGGCCTGGTTTGGACGATATGTAGGCGAATTCCTTCAGACAGGCATCGCGGGCTTCTGGTGCGACATGAACGAACCCGCTATATTCGGTGGCGGCACGATGCCCGACCTGGTCATGCACCAACTCGAAGGACGTGGCGGCACCCACCGGCAGGCGCACAACGTCTACGGCCTGCTTATGGCCCGTGCCGTGTGGGAAGGCTGTCGGCAGCATGCCCCCGATTTGCGGCCGTTTGTGATCACGCGAGCGGCCTATGCCGGCGTCCAACGCTACGCATGCGTCTGGACCGGTGACAATGTAGCGGACTGGTCACATCTACGTCAGGCGCTCATCATGATGCTTTCGTTGGGACTCAGCGGCCAGCCCTTTTCCGGAAGTGACATCGGCGGCTTTATCGGTACCCCTTCGCCGGAGCTGTATGCCCGCTGGATTCAGCTGGGTGCCTGTTCTCCCCTATTCCGCACCCATACTGCCCATGACACACCGGCTCAGGAACCCTGGAGCTTTGGCGAAGAAGTCGAAGCAATTGCCCGTAAATACCTGAAGTGGCGCTACCAGCTGCTCCCGTACCTCTACACCTGCTTTGAAGAACACCTGCGCACCGGTATGCCCGTGCTACGCCCCCTCTGGCTGCATGACTTTGAGGATCCGCGTACGCATGACATCGACGATGCCTTCTTGCTGGGCTCCCAGATACTGGTAGCGCCCGTCTTGGAGCCAGGCGCCCGTAACCGCCACGTCTATCTACCGAGCGGTCGCTGGTATGACTTCTGGAGCGACCGTTGCTACGAAGGCCCTGCCGAAATCCTCGTTGAAGCGCCACTGGCCCTCATGCCGGTCTTCGTCCGAGCCGGCACCGTCCTGCCCCTGGGGCCGGCCCTTCAGCATACCGACGAACCCTACGAGATGCTGGAGCTACATGTTTATCCCGGCCAGGGCGGTGGTATGCTCTATGAAGACGATGGGCACTCATGGGCTTACGAAGCGGGCATTTTCCGCCGCACGACGTTCACGTTGGAAGCCACTTCCTCCCGGCTATCGCTAAAGGCCCACACCGAAGGCCCCTACCGTTCGTCAATCACCCGCCTTCGCCTTTACTGGCATGGGTGTCAAGCGCTCCAGCCCTTACAGGTGGACGGGCAGACTGTCACGCCCCACTATGATCCCGTTCGTCGCTATCTGATCGCAGACCTGCCTGCACATTTTATCCACGTGCATACCGAAGCCTGACGCCCACCCGTCTGACAACAGCGGCCGGCTCGCTTGCGTCGGCTCACCCATGCATCATGAAAACGGTTCCAGAAAGGACAACCATCACCGGTCGTTCAAACAGCTATCTTGAATATCCGTTATGATTTTCGTAAATTATTGCATTATAGCACCCCACCGATCGACGGTTGCCATCCTGCCTACCAATCCGAACAAAAGAGACATGCCAATGCGCGTTCTATTTGTTTCCAGTGAAATTATCCCCTTTGTGCAGGTGAGCGAGGTTGCGGAACTGGTCCGCCTGCTCCCGGAACGGCTACAGGAGGCCGGCGTGGTAGAGCCGCGCATCATGATGCCGCGCTATGGAGTCATTAGCGAACGTCGAAACCGCTTACATGAGGTTATTCGTCTTTCGGGCACCCACATACCCCTCGGAAAAGACCAGGAGACGCTCAAGGTCAAGGTAGCCGCCATTCCCGGCATTCGGTTGCAGGTCTACTTTATGGACAACACCCGCTATTTCAAACGTAAGGGCGTCTATGCCGATAAAGAGGGGACGGAGTTTCCGGACAACGCAGCGCGGGCGCTGTTTTTCGGTCGGGCCGTTCTGGAAACTGTGCGGAAACTGGGCTGGGCGCCGGACATTGTACACGCGTTTGGTAGTCTGGCAGGTCTGGTGCCGTTTCTGCTCACCACCGAATATGCGCAGGATCCGCTCTTTGCACGCGCACGGCGGGTCTACACTCCGGATGGCCTTGCGTTAAAAGCCCGTCTGCGCGCTGTGGTGTTGGAGAAGTTACGGCTCCCCAAAGACGAGCTCCTGGTGGACCGCTCGCTGGATGAAGCAGGCCGTGCCCGGGCCGAAGTGGTGGCTTATCCCGCTTCGCTGCAGCCGCTTGAGAGCGAAGCGATGCAGTTTGCGGTGGAACCTGATGCTATTGTGGAGCAGGCAGCTGCACTTTATGAACAGCTACTCAGTAGTGTGCCGGCCTGAACACGCCGGTCGGGGAAAACTTGCACGTAGCTCCTGCGTTAATCGAACCGTTCCAAAGCACAGGCAAGCCCCTCGACACCGTCGAGAGGGCTTTTGCCTTTCTCGAACACGAAACGACGGCCGGATATCGTTCTTTAGGCGCGGCCCCACGGGTCAGTTGAAGACATCCATGCAACGTTTGTCTATCTGGAGTCTCGGCGTATTGCTTTTGCTGTTCACGGCAGGCTGCGACGATCCGTCAGCCGTGGGCCTTGGACTCATCGGCGAAGAAGGAATACCTCAGACTGTGCGGCTGCCGGTTGATTCCGTGCTGACGGCTTCGCAGCGGGATCGTACCGGGAACACCTCACAGGTGCTGGCCGGTCGCGTGGCCGATCCGCTGTTCGGTACCCTGGCCGCCACGGGCTATCTGGACTTCATTAGAAGTCCGGGGACCCGTGTAGACACCACCATCGTCAGTGTACGCCTGGAGCTCAGGCGGAGTTACCTCTACGGCGACACACTCGCTCCAGTAACGCTGGCACTGCACGACATGCTGGAAGACTGGCCCTTCAGTGGGGTTGCGTCCGACACCACGCTAAGCGCCGGCCCTCAGGTACGTACCTTTACGTTTGCGCCCACCGACACGCTTGTACAGGTTGAACTGCCTGCCGACTGGATTGCTGTACACGACACTACGCTGCGCAGCAATACGTTTTCCACCAGCTTTCACGGGTTTCAGCTAACGCCGGTAGCCGGTAATGCGGTGGTAGGCTTTCGGTTCGCAACAGCCCGGATGGTTATCATAACCGCGACCGATACACTCACCTTTACAGCCTCCAAGGCTCTGACCACCGTGGTGCAGGAACGCACGGCGTCGCTACCCGATGGACGCGCATTGTTACAGGATGGCACTGGCAGCATTGTACGTTTGCGTTTCAACTTCTTAGCTGACAGCGTCTACGAGGCCGGCCTGCATGCGGCCGTGCTGGAGGTGCCGCTGGATTCTGTACGGTTGCAACAGCAACCTGCAGGTTTTGTGCGACCACTTCCCCCCACTATCCGTCTGATCGGCGTTGATGCAGATGGCAACGTTCCGATCACTTCTCTGGGTACCCCTGTGGTCCTGGCTACGGCTACACCCGCCGACGGACGACTACGGTTTCGGCTTACCGGAACCGCTCTTCAGACCCTGCAACGGCTGATGCTCGGCGAAACGCCTATCCAGTATCTGCAGTTGGAGTTTCCCACGGAAGATAATACGCTCAGTCCCCTGTTGTTGTACGCTGAGCCTTCCCAGGGTCCTATCCTGATTCTGATACTTACGCCGCCTTCGTCATGAATACACCTGCCTTCCAACGACTTGCGAGTCTGGTTCTGCTGCTCGGGCTGGTCCTTCCGGCCGCTGCCCAGCAGACAGGAGAAGGTTCTGTATACTCACGCTTCGGCCTGGGGAGCCGTATGCTTTACGCCTCGTCCCAGCAGCAGGCCATGGGCGGCGGAGGCGTAGCCCTGTCCAATCTGAACTACCTGAACCTGAGCAATCCGGCCACCTGGTCGGCGCAGGTACTGACCCGCGCCAGTGGTAGCGTGCTCTTTCAGCGCCTCTGGGCCACTGATGCTTCAGGAAACACCTCGCGTCTGGGCTCTGGAGCCCTACAGGCCGTGCATCTGAGCTTTCCGCTTCGAACGCGCCGGATTGGCCTGGGGTTGGGTTTTCGACCGTACACTCGGGCTAATTACCTGGTACGAACCAATGCCTTGCTGGCACATCCCGATCTGGGAGATACCGTCCGCTATCAGATAGATTATGCCGGGGAAGGCGGCCTGCAGCAGCTAAACGTCGGCGTGGGGGTTTATGTGCATCCGCAACTCAGCGTGGGCCTGCGGGCCGATCTGATTTTCGGTATCATTGAGCACACACAGCGCACGCGTTTTTTTGACCCGGATCTTCCGAGCCTCATTCCTACGGAATACGCTCCGACCCTGTTTGCGACTTCCACGCGTCTGGCCGGCGTGCGAGCTACAGCAGGGTTGCTCTTTCGACTGCCGCTCGGCGACCAACAAACTTCGAACGCCCTGGCGCTGGGGGTGACGTTTTCGACCCCGACCACGCTGCGCGCCACCCGCGTGTACACCCTGGGCGAAAGCCTGGACCGAGATACCCTGAAAACTGCTCTCCATGGAGACGTCTACCTCCCGCTCTCGGTCGCCTGGGGGGTGTCCTATCAGCAGGACAGTCGCTGGACGTTCGTGTTAGATGGACTATACGAACCCTGGTCTCGCTTCCGCAGTGATCTGCCTTTTGCCGGCTATATTCCGAATGGCGAAAATCTTTTTAAGGACTTTGTACGGCTATCGGCCGGTCTTGAATACCTGCCGGCTGGAACCGATTATTCTGCTCCGTATTTTCACCAGGTAGCGTACCGTCTCGGAATTTACTGGGAGCGAGCTTACGTCGATCCGAGACCAGAAGTCTCCCTGCGCACGCTGGCTGTAACGGCCGGGCTAAGCTTTCCGACGTTGTTTCCTGGCACGCGCCTTGACGTTAACCTGACCGCAGGCGTACGCGGAACGACCGCCTACAACCTTGTACGCGATGTATATTACCGTATCGGAGTAAGTCTCAACGTGGGCGAACGCTGGTTCCTGCAGCGACGCTTTAACTGAATGCGATATCTGCCAACCAGTCGATAAACAGACGATGATCCGGGCTACAGAGACTTTTGCAGGGCAAGCTCCCCACAACAGGGGCCTCTGGAGCGGCCTCCTTGGACTGCTCCTGATGGTCTTCAGCGCCCAGGCTCAGCCGGTTGCCGCCCAGCATCCTGAGCATCATGAAGTCGATGAGCATACCAAGGCAGTGAACTACAGCCTCTATTATGAATACTTCAAAAACAGAGACTACGCAGCGGCCCTGCCCTATCTACGTTGGATGATCCAGCATGCGCCCGAGTATGCGGGCCCCGGACGCAAAGACGATCGCAATTTTGAACGCATTATCAAAATTCACGAAGAGCTGGCCAAAGCGAGCGACGATCCGGAAATCGCCCGGGTTCATCTGGACTCTGCGCTGGCCTATTTTGACCTGGCGCTGGAAGTATTGCCGGAACGGGGGGTTGACCTGGACACGGTTACCTGGTACATCCGCCGAGGTCGGCTTATCCAGCGCTTTCCGGAATTGTTGGCCGATCGTCAGCAAGAAGCCGCTGCCTACTACCGCAAGGCATTTGAGCTGGAGCCAGAACGCGTAGACGACTACTCCATCCAGGTCGTCATCGCAGAGCTGGTCCAGGAAGGCCGAAAAGAAGAAGCCGTTGCGTTCATGGATCAAGTGGAAGCTGCACTGGGCGACGATCCAGAGCGGACCTCATTGATGGAATACATTACCACGGTCCGGGATAATCTCTTCCAGACGCCCGAAGAGCGCATGGCTTTCCTGGAGGATCGACTGGCCAAAGACTCCACAAATCTGGAGCTCATCTCGGAGCTATTCGACATCTATCGCCAGTTGGGCGAACGCGAAAAAATGTACCAGTTGGCTGAGCGACTCCTTGCCCTGAAGCAAGACGCGCACACCTATCACATGGTCGGGAAGCTTTACCTGGACGACGGCGAACCCGCCAGAGCACTGGAGTACTTCCGCCAGGCAATGAAGGCCCCAGGCTTAGACGAAGTTGCCCGCGAGCTCTACTTCAATGCCGGCGTAGCCGAACAGCAGCTCGGACGTCTGGCCAACGCCCGCACCTATTTCCGGCGTGCCCTGCAGGTTGATCCCCAGTTTGGCAGAGCCTACCTTGCTATTGGTGACCTGTATGCCCAGGCGGTCGCCGAGTGTGGCAGCCAGCTGGAACGTGAAGATCGCGCGGTCTACTGGCTGGCAGTTGACTACTATGAACGGGCCAAACGCGTAGATCCTTCGGTAGCCAACGAAGCCAATCGCAAAATCAACACGTACCGCAAGTATTTCCCGGATCAGGAAGCCCTCTTTTTCAAAGGATGGAAAGTCGGTCAGCCCTATAAGATCGATTATGGCTGCTACGCCTGGATCAACGAAGAAACCACCGTCAAACCACCTCCTTCTTCCTAAAGGAAGATTCCATCCCAAGAAGGCCGGTCCCCACAGCCGGCCTTCTTCTTTTTACGCAAAGCGCTTTCCTTCCCCGGTATTTCGCTTGAGCTTTGGCAGAAAGATCGCGAACTTCCTCCTGAGTTTTTAGCAAACCAAAGGGATGAACGCTGCCCATGGCTTACATTGATGCGATCACGGCACGCCAGATCCTTGACAGTCGAGGCAATCCCACGTTGGAGGTTGACGTCGTTACCAACGAAGGCATCATAGGCCGGGCGGCTGTGCCCAGCGGCGCCTCTACGGGCGAACACGAGGCGATCGAATTGCGGGATGGTGACAAAAGGCGCTACCTGGGCAAAGGCGTACTCCAGGCGGTCGCCAACGTGAATGAAAAGATCGCACCTGAACTGATTGGTTCCAGCATCTTCGAGCAGACCGCCATTGACGAGGCGCTCATTGCTCTGGATGGCACGCCTAACAAAAGTAAGCTGGGCGCAAATGCCATGCTGGGCGTTTCACTGGCGGTGGCCAAAGCTGCTGCAGCCACAGCTAACCTACCTCTCTACCGCTATGTCGGGGGTACCCATGCTCGAACGCTTCCTGTGCCCCTCATGAACATCATCAACGGCGGGCGGCATGCCGACAACAACCTGGACTTGCAGGAGTTCATGATCGCCCCGATCGGTGGTGGCCGCTTTTCCGAAGCGCTCCGCATCGGTGTGGAGATTTTCCATCACCTGAAACAGGTGCTCAAGACCAAGGGCTACAGCACCGCTGTAGGCGATGAAGGAGGCTTTGCGCCCAACCTTCGGGCCAATGAAGAAGCTGTTGAGGTTATTCTGGAAGCCATTGAAAAAGCAGGGTATCGGGCCGGTGAAGACGTCTTTCTGGCACTCGATCCGGCTACCAGCGAAATGTACCGCGATGGCTACTATGTCTTCTGGAAAAGTGATCCCGAGACGAAACGTACTTCCGAGGACATGGTTGCCTTCTGGGAGCGCTGGGTAAACCAGTATCCCATCATTTCCATTGAGGATGGCATGGCCGAGGACGACTGGGAAGGCTGGCGGCTACTTACCGAGCGGCTGGGACAGCGCGTGCAGCTTGTAGGCGACGACCTGTTCGTGACCAACACCGAACGGCTACAGCATGGTATCGACAGGGGCTGTGCCAACGCTATCCTGATCAAGCCGAATCAGATCGGTACGCTGACCGAAACGCTGGCCGCCATCGAGCTGGCCCACAAACATGGCTATACAGCTATCCTGAGCCACCGCTCTGGCGAAACGGAAGATACGACCATTGCAGATCTGGCCGTGGCGGCCAACACCGGCCAGATTAAAACCGGATCGGCCAGCCGAAGTGACCGCATTGCCAAATACAACCAGCTGTTACGTATTGAAGAACAGCTGGGGGATACGGCCCGCTTCCTGGGTCGCCAGGCCTTCCATGTATGACCGATGCCCGTGTCTCGCTACACCGACTTGTCCCGACAGAGCAGACGGCGTCGCCGCCTGTTCGCGCTGGTGATGTTGTTGCTGCTGGTATGGATCGCCTTTTTCGACAGCCATAGCCTCTACCGGCGCCTCCGGTGGAGCTATGAGGCGGCTCGCCTGCGGGTCCAGAACGAAGCGCTCCGTCAGGCGATCGATTCGCTTCAGCAACAGCTGAAACACGGGATATCTGACGAGATGGTTGAGCGCATCGCCCGCGAGCAATACGGCATGCGCCGTCCGGGTGAAACGGTATACCGCGTCGAAGAATAACGCTGCACGTTGATGAGCGCTTCGGTTCCTGCCTTTGCCATTGGCATTGATCTGGGAGGTACCACCATCAAGGCCGCGTTGGTAGAACGCGGCGTGGGTATCCAGCACGAGATGAGTCGTCCCACAGAAGCCGAGGAGGGCCCGCCCCATGTCATCCGTCGAATTGTCGAGATGATTCAGTCACTTATTGAGCGGGCCCCTAACCGAGAAATTGCCGGCATTGGCATCGGAGCACCGGGTACCGTCAACTGGGAGCGCACAGCGGTCATCTATCCGCCTAATTTGCCGGGCTGGGGCATCGTCGATCTACGTCAGGAACTTCAGAAAGCGCTGGGCCGCTCTTTACCAGTCTTTGTCGAGAACGATGCCAATCTGGCTGGTCTGGGCTCAGCGCACTATGGGGCCGGACGACCGTTCGACTCGTTTATTATGGTAACGCTGGGAACCGGCGTAGGCGGTGCCATCATCTACCGAAATCGCATCTTTCGAGGCACAACCGGC is a window of Rhodothermus sp. DNA encoding:
- a CDS encoding glycogen/starch synthase, which codes for MRVLFVSSEIIPFVQVSEVAELVRLLPERLQEAGVVEPRIMMPRYGVISERRNRLHEVIRLSGTHIPLGKDQETLKVKVAAIPGIRLQVYFMDNTRYFKRKGVYADKEGTEFPDNAARALFFGRAVLETVRKLGWAPDIVHAFGSLAGLVPFLLTTEYAQDPLFARARRVYTPDGLALKARLRAVVLEKLRLPKDELLVDRSLDEAGRARAEVVAYPASLQPLESEAMQFAVEPDAIVEQAAALYEQLLSSVPA
- a CDS encoding septum formation initiator family protein, with translation MPVSRYTDLSRQSRRRRRLFALVMLLLLVWIAFFDSHSLYRRLRWSYEAARLRVQNEALRQAIDSLQQQLKHGISDEMVERIAREQYGMRRPGETVYRVEE
- the eno gene encoding phosphopyruvate hydratase, which codes for MAYIDAITARQILDSRGNPTLEVDVVTNEGIIGRAAVPSGASTGEHEAIELRDGDKRRYLGKGVLQAVANVNEKIAPELIGSSIFEQTAIDEALIALDGTPNKSKLGANAMLGVSLAVAKAAAATANLPLYRYVGGTHARTLPVPLMNIINGGRHADNNLDLQEFMIAPIGGGRFSEALRIGVEIFHHLKQVLKTKGYSTAVGDEGGFAPNLRANEEAVEVILEAIEKAGYRAGEDVFLALDPATSEMYRDGYYVFWKSDPETKRTSEDMVAFWERWVNQYPIISIEDGMAEDDWEGWRLLTERLGQRVQLVGDDLFVTNTERLQHGIDRGCANAILIKPNQIGTLTETLAAIELAHKHGYTAILSHRSGETEDTTIADLAVAANTGQIKTGSASRSDRIAKYNQLLRIEEQLGDTARFLGRQAFHV
- a CDS encoding glycoside hydrolase family 31 protein; translation: MEFLGALTASQPIPGGLELQAGPARLRIQALHDGLFRIWLHPDGQPFSTHPFSYAVRSECFAAAPPSVTFHSSGDHLVLTQGAWRVVVQRNPVRLWFEGTSGTPLAADSFGPSWESDRIAVWKKRVEGERFFGLGEKTGPLARTGRAYENWNTDDSGYNTRDDPLYKTIPFYLALCPTADQHFEAYGIFFDNTFRSWFDFGGRAPEHVSFGADGGELVYYFLAGPTPAEVLARYTWLTGRFPLPPRWALGYHQSRWSYYPEAVVKALVAEFRARHLPLDVVHLDIHYMDGYRIFTWDPARFPDPHRLARELRQQGVRLVTIVDPGVKVDPGYRVHDEGLAENAFVRYPDGRPYAGNVWPGRCYFPDFTDPKARAWFGRYVGEFLQTGIAGFWCDMNEPAIFGGGTMPDLVMHQLEGRGGTHRQAHNVYGLLMARAVWEGCRQHAPDLRPFVITRAAYAGVQRYACVWTGDNVADWSHLRQALIMMLSLGLSGQPFSGSDIGGFIGTPSPELYARWIQLGACSPLFRTHTAHDTPAQEPWSFGEEVEAIARKYLKWRYQLLPYLYTCFEEHLRTGMPVLRPLWLHDFEDPRTHDIDDAFLLGSQILVAPVLEPGARNRHVYLPSGRWYDFWSDRCYEGPAEILVEAPLALMPVFVRAGTVLPLGPALQHTDEPYEMLELHVYPGQGGGMLYEDDGHSWAYEAGIFRRTTFTLEATSSRLSLKAHTEGPYRSSITRLRLYWHGCQALQPLQVDGQTVTPHYDPVRRYLIADLPAHFIHVHTEA
- a CDS encoding tetratricopeptide repeat protein; its protein translation is MIRATETFAGQAPHNRGLWSGLLGLLLMVFSAQAQPVAAQHPEHHEVDEHTKAVNYSLYYEYFKNRDYAAALPYLRWMIQHAPEYAGPGRKDDRNFERIIKIHEELAKASDDPEIARVHLDSALAYFDLALEVLPERGVDLDTVTWYIRRGRLIQRFPELLADRQQEAAAYYRKAFELEPERVDDYSIQVVIAELVQEGRKEEAVAFMDQVEAALGDDPERTSLMEYITTVRDNLFQTPEERMAFLEDRLAKDSTNLELISELFDIYRQLGEREKMYQLAERLLALKQDAHTYHMVGKLYLDDGEPARALEYFRQAMKAPGLDEVARELYFNAGVAEQQLGRLANARTYFRRALQVDPQFGRAYLAIGDLYAQAVAECGSQLEREDRAVYWLAVDYYERAKRVDPSVANEANRKINTYRKYFPDQEALFFKGWKVGQPYKIDYGCYAWINEETTVKPPPSS